One genomic region from Tachysurus vachellii isolate PV-2020 chromosome 22, HZAU_Pvac_v1, whole genome shotgun sequence encodes:
- the vps72a gene encoding vacuolar protein sorting 72 homolog a, translating into MSLAHSREQRSTAGNRMAKILEAEEEDEFYKTTYGGFNDESGDDEYHGDHSDTEDEVDSDFDLDEGDEPDSEQEEETPRRRSRILTKAYREPIKVMKPRVKHPSEEPKAEKPKAEKRSAHELQETGEMRKSVRKSTSEHTRKTFERLQERQQEAPRRRRVHRDKPLSQDELLREAQQTAQSNLESLENYERLEADKKKQVQKKRRFEGPTIRYHSVLMMSELPLKDENVDVEGLDQDMPLSASSSCTAASGAGALCSRTFITFSDDDSFESAFPPLARVSHDLPIQEVCPVTHNPALYRDPVTDIPYADARAFRIIREAYRKYVAAHGFPHDTTHTPSHTHAEPSGGTKSLRLK; encoded by the exons ATGAGTTTAGCGCACAGCAGGGAGCAGAGGAGCACCGCCGGGAACCGAATGGCCAAAATCCTGGAAGCGGAGGAAGAAGACGAGTTCTATAAAACCACCTATGGAGGATTTAATGAT GAGTCTGGTGATGATGAATACCATGGTGACCATTCAGACACTGAGGATGAAGTGGACAGTGACTTTGATCTGGATGAAGGAGACGAACCAGATAGTGAACAAGAAGAGGAGACACCACGCAGACGAAGCCGCATCCTCACTAAAGcctacaga GAGCCGATAAAAGTAATGAAGCCCAGGGTTAAACATCCATCTGAGGAACCAAAGGCAGAGAAACCAAAAGCAGAAAAACGTTCAGCCCATGAGCTGCAGGAGACTGGAGaaa TGCGCAAGTCAGTGAGGAAGTCTACTAGTGAGCACACTCGGAAGACCTTTGAGCGTCTGCAAGAGCGCCAACAAGAAGCACCGAGACGCCGCAGAGTCCATAGAGACAAACCACTGAGTCAGGATGAGTTATTGAGAGAAGCTCAACAAACTGCACAGAGCAACCTGGAGTCACTGG agaattATGAGCGTCTGGAGGCTGATAAGAAAAAGCAGGTGCAAAAGAAGAGGAGGTTTGAGGGACCGACAATCCGTTATCACTCTGTTCTGATGATGTCTGAACTACCACTCAAAGACGAGAACGTGGATGTTGAGGG GCTGGATCAGGACATGCCACTATCAGCTTCCTCTTCTTGTACCGCAGCATCAGGGGCTGGGGCACTTTGCTCGCGTACTTTCATCACCTTCAGTGATGATGATTCCTTTGAGTCTGCTTTCCCTCCATTGGCCCGTGTCAGCCATGACCTTCCCATTCAAGAAGTATGTCCTGTTACCCATAATCCTGCGCTGTATCGTGACCCGGTTACCGACATCCCATATGCTGATGCACGCGCCTTCCGGATAATTCGTGAAGCGTATCGTAAATATGTCGCTGCACACGGCTTCCCtcatgacacaacacacacaccttcacacacacatgctgagcCATCGGGGGGCACCAAAAGCCTGCGACTAAAGTGA